Proteins from a single region of Nomia melanderi isolate GNS246 chromosome 11, iyNomMela1, whole genome shotgun sequence:
- the Fpgs1 gene encoding folylpolyglutamate synthase 1 isoform X1 translates to MFAAWRGMTLKTLIKRYFCSIADYKSALKALHSLQSNAEYLNLSTRKNWNNSYKLYDTEKYLLRTAITLEKLDTLSVIHVAGTKGKGSSCAYAEAILREHGYSTGFYSSPHLVTIRERIKINGQPISESLFTEYFWKIYKKLKDAKEHEFDMPTYFNFLTILMFNIFLDLNIDVAVIEVGIGGLKDCTNIVRNPVCVGITSLALDHTSLLGTTLEDIAYQKSGIFKPNTIAFSVPQHPRAMEVLEKRAVEENCTLHVVPPFEDYKWENLSPILKIRNSVQQQNASLAIQMATAWITSKTNKRSSVTHNILNTSECINRHMDKIATGLSSCKWAGRMQILETTVASFYLDGAHTIESIQCCISWFNNVTSGSGKKNILIFNVSGKRDSKSLLTLIKSLQFEKAYFVPNYAGIKTVDDEANHYLSIESQVQCSKNAEFWGAGSVVANTVSEVLQEIKKDNLKLQFNYNDDEKYQVLVTGSLHLVGAVLAILDPNLTMTTQF, encoded by the exons ATGTTTGCAGCTTGGAGGGGTATGACACTGAAGACTCTAATCAAACGTTATTTCTGCTCGATAGCAGATTACAAG tctGCTTTAAAAGCATTGCACAGTTTACAAAGCAATGCTGAATACTTGAACTTATCAACACGAAAGAACTGGAATAATTCCTATAAATTGTATgacactgaaaaatatttgttacg aacTGCTATCACTCTTGAGAAATTAGATACGTTATCTGTTATCCATGTAGCAGGTACTAAAGGAAAAGGTTCTAGTTGTGCATATGCAGAGGCTATTTTACGAGAACACGGCTATAGTACAGGATTCTACAGTTCTCCTCATTTAGTTACCATAAGAGAACGTATCAAAATAAACGGGCAACCAATAAGCGAATCGCTCTTTACTGAATATTTCTGGAAAATTTATAAGAAGTTAAAAGATGCAAAAGAGCATGAATTTGATATGCctacatattttaatttcttaacaattttaatgttcaaCATATTTTTAGATTTGAACATTGATGTTGCTGTAATTGAAGTTGGAATTGGGGGATTGAAAGATTGTACAAATATTGTAAGAAATCCTGTATGTGTAGGTATAACAAGTTTAGCATTAGACCATACTTCCTTGTTAGGTACAACTCTGGAAGATATAGCTTACCAAAAATCTGGAATTTTTAAACCTAACACTATTGCATTTTCTGTTCCTCAACATCCACGAGCAATGGAAGTATTAGAAAAAAGAGCGGTTGAAGAAAATTGCACACTGCATGTTGTTCCTCCTTTTGAGGACTACAAATGGGAAAATTTATCacctattttaaaaataagaaatagcgTTCAACAACAGAATGCATCTTTGGCTATTCAAATGGCTACTGCATGGATAACATCTAAAACTAATAAGCGTTCATCTGTTacacataatattttaaatactagtGAATGTATCAACAGACACATGGATAAAATTGCAACAGGTTTATCATCTTGTAAATGGGCTGGTCGAATGCAAATTTTAGAAACTACTGTTGCCAGTTTCTACTTAGATGGTGCACATACAATTGAAAGTATTCAGTGCTGCATTTCTTGGTTCAATAATGTAACTAGTGGAAGtggaaagaaaaacattttgatttttaaCGTTAGCGGGAAACGAGATTCAAAGAGTTTACTGACACTTATCAAATCGTTGCAGTTTGAAAAAGCATATTTTGTGCCAAATTATGCGGGAATTAAAACTGTAGACGACGAGGCAAATCATTACTTAAGTATTGAATCTCAAGTTCAATGTTCAAAAAATGCTGAATTTTGGGGAGCAGGTTCGGTAGTTGCGAATACTGTCTCTGAAGTTTTACAGGAGATCAAAAAGGATAATTTGAAACTACAGTTTAATTATAATGACGATGAGAAATATCAAGTTCTCGTAACAGGATCATTACATTTAGTTGGCGCGGTTCTTGCTATATTAGACCCGAATTTAACAATGACTACACAGTTTTAA
- the Uck gene encoding uridine-cytidine kinase isoform X2, whose translation MADMSVNNVAPRKMSFGINGKLNGLEHKTPFLIGVSGGTASGKSTVCKRIMEKLGQVDMDHMQRQVVCISQESFYRDLSPAEKLKAEKGQYNFDHPNAFDNDLILQTLQDILAGVKCEIPAYDYRTNSLIKDHITTIYPADVVLFEGILVFYFPKIRDLFHMKLFVDTDSDTRLARRVPRDIDERGRDLDYVLNQYMNFVKPAFEEFCLPTKKFADVIIPRGADNTVAIDLIVQHIRDFLSNRGRVTMEPESSINKTEKLSKRPH comes from the exons ATGGCAGATATGTCGGTGAACAACGTTGCACCACGAAAAATGTCTTTTGGCATTAACGGGAAGTTAAATGGTTTAGAACATAAAACACCTTTTCTTATCGGAGTTTCTGGTGGTACAGCCAGTGGAAAA TCTACCGTCTGTAAGCGTATTATGGAGAAATTAGGCCAGGTTGATATGGATCACATGCAGCGGCAAGTAGTCTGTATTTCGCAAGAGAGTTTTTATCGGGATTTATCGCCGGCCGAAAAACTCAAAGCCGAAAAAGGTCAATACAATTTCGATCATCCCAACGCATTTGATAATGACTTGATACTTCAAACATTGCAAGACATACTGGCTGGTGTGAAATGTGAAATACCGGCTTATGATTACAGAACAAACAGTTT AATAAAAGATCATATCACAACAATCTATCCTGCGGATGTAGTTTTATTCGAAGGGATTTTAGTGTTTTATTTTCCTAAAATACGTGATTTATTTCATATGAAACTGTTTGTAGATACAGATTCAGACACTAGATTAGCGAGAAGAG TGCCCAGGGACATAGACGAAAGGGGAAGAGATTTAGATTATGTATTGAATCAGtatatgaattttgtaaaacCTGCATTTGAAGAATTTTGCTTACCCACAAAGAAATTTGCTGATGTTATTATCCCTAGAGGTGCAGATAATACAG TGGCAATAGACTTGATAGTGCAACACATAAGAGACTTCTTAAGCAACAGGGGTAGGGTTACAATGGAACCCGAAAGTTCaataaacaaaacagaaaaactATCCAAGAGGCCACATTAA
- the Uck gene encoding uridine-cytidine kinase isoform X1, giving the protein MADMSVNNVAPRKMSFGINGKLNGLEHKTPFLIGVSGGTASGKSTVCKRIMEKLGQVDMDHMQRQVVCISQESFYRDLSPAEKLKAEKGQYNFDHPNAFDNDLILQTLQDILAGVKCEIPAYDYRTNSLIKDHITTIYPADVVLFEGILVFYFPKIRDLFHMKLFVDTDSDTRLARRVPRDIDERGRDLDYVLNQYMNFVKPAFEEFCLPTKKFADVIIPRGADNTVAIDLIVYHIWDILRLKKAKNSSGQHPYNYQHRCTSTSSDTLSI; this is encoded by the exons ATGGCAGATATGTCGGTGAACAACGTTGCACCACGAAAAATGTCTTTTGGCATTAACGGGAAGTTAAATGGTTTAGAACATAAAACACCTTTTCTTATCGGAGTTTCTGGTGGTACAGCCAGTGGAAAA TCTACCGTCTGTAAGCGTATTATGGAGAAATTAGGCCAGGTTGATATGGATCACATGCAGCGGCAAGTAGTCTGTATTTCGCAAGAGAGTTTTTATCGGGATTTATCGCCGGCCGAAAAACTCAAAGCCGAAAAAGGTCAATACAATTTCGATCATCCCAACGCATTTGATAATGACTTGATACTTCAAACATTGCAAGACATACTGGCTGGTGTGAAATGTGAAATACCGGCTTATGATTACAGAACAAACAGTTT AATAAAAGATCATATCACAACAATCTATCCTGCGGATGTAGTTTTATTCGAAGGGATTTTAGTGTTTTATTTTCCTAAAATACGTGATTTATTTCATATGAAACTGTTTGTAGATACAGATTCAGACACTAGATTAGCGAGAAGAG TGCCCAGGGACATAGACGAAAGGGGAAGAGATTTAGATTATGTATTGAATCAGtatatgaattttgtaaaacCTGCATTTGAAGAATTTTGCTTACCCACAAAGAAATTTGCTGATGTTATTATCCCTAGAGGTGCAGATAATACAG TGGCAATAGATCTTATAGTGTACCACATCTGGGACATTTTGCGTTTGAAAAAGGCTAAAAACTCATCCGGGCAGCATCCATACAACTACCAACATAGGTGTACTTCAACTTCATCCGACACGCTCAGCATATGA
- the Fpgs1 gene encoding folylpolyglutamate synthase 1 isoform X2: MMEHSDSYESALKALHSLQSNAEYLNLSTRKNWNNSYKLYDTEKYLLRTAITLEKLDTLSVIHVAGTKGKGSSCAYAEAILREHGYSTGFYSSPHLVTIRERIKINGQPISESLFTEYFWKIYKKLKDAKEHEFDMPTYFNFLTILMFNIFLDLNIDVAVIEVGIGGLKDCTNIVRNPVCVGITSLALDHTSLLGTTLEDIAYQKSGIFKPNTIAFSVPQHPRAMEVLEKRAVEENCTLHVVPPFEDYKWENLSPILKIRNSVQQQNASLAIQMATAWITSKTNKRSSVTHNILNTSECINRHMDKIATGLSSCKWAGRMQILETTVASFYLDGAHTIESIQCCISWFNNVTSGSGKKNILIFNVSGKRDSKSLLTLIKSLQFEKAYFVPNYAGIKTVDDEANHYLSIESQVQCSKNAEFWGAGSVVANTVSEVLQEIKKDNLKLQFNYNDDEKYQVLVTGSLHLVGAVLAILDPNLTMTTQF, translated from the exons ATGATGGAACATAGTGATTCATATGAG tctGCTTTAAAAGCATTGCACAGTTTACAAAGCAATGCTGAATACTTGAACTTATCAACACGAAAGAACTGGAATAATTCCTATAAATTGTATgacactgaaaaatatttgttacg aacTGCTATCACTCTTGAGAAATTAGATACGTTATCTGTTATCCATGTAGCAGGTACTAAAGGAAAAGGTTCTAGTTGTGCATATGCAGAGGCTATTTTACGAGAACACGGCTATAGTACAGGATTCTACAGTTCTCCTCATTTAGTTACCATAAGAGAACGTATCAAAATAAACGGGCAACCAATAAGCGAATCGCTCTTTACTGAATATTTCTGGAAAATTTATAAGAAGTTAAAAGATGCAAAAGAGCATGAATTTGATATGCctacatattttaatttcttaacaattttaatgttcaaCATATTTTTAGATTTGAACATTGATGTTGCTGTAATTGAAGTTGGAATTGGGGGATTGAAAGATTGTACAAATATTGTAAGAAATCCTGTATGTGTAGGTATAACAAGTTTAGCATTAGACCATACTTCCTTGTTAGGTACAACTCTGGAAGATATAGCTTACCAAAAATCTGGAATTTTTAAACCTAACACTATTGCATTTTCTGTTCCTCAACATCCACGAGCAATGGAAGTATTAGAAAAAAGAGCGGTTGAAGAAAATTGCACACTGCATGTTGTTCCTCCTTTTGAGGACTACAAATGGGAAAATTTATCacctattttaaaaataagaaatagcgTTCAACAACAGAATGCATCTTTGGCTATTCAAATGGCTACTGCATGGATAACATCTAAAACTAATAAGCGTTCATCTGTTacacataatattttaaatactagtGAATGTATCAACAGACACATGGATAAAATTGCAACAGGTTTATCATCTTGTAAATGGGCTGGTCGAATGCAAATTTTAGAAACTACTGTTGCCAGTTTCTACTTAGATGGTGCACATACAATTGAAAGTATTCAGTGCTGCATTTCTTGGTTCAATAATGTAACTAGTGGAAGtggaaagaaaaacattttgatttttaaCGTTAGCGGGAAACGAGATTCAAAGAGTTTACTGACACTTATCAAATCGTTGCAGTTTGAAAAAGCATATTTTGTGCCAAATTATGCGGGAATTAAAACTGTAGACGACGAGGCAAATCATTACTTAAGTATTGAATCTCAAGTTCAATGTTCAAAAAATGCTGAATTTTGGGGAGCAGGTTCGGTAGTTGCGAATACTGTCTCTGAAGTTTTACAGGAGATCAAAAAGGATAATTTGAAACTACAGTTTAATTATAATGACGATGAGAAATATCAAGTTCTCGTAACAGGATCATTACATTTAGTTGGCGCGGTTCTTGCTATATTAGACCCGAATTTAACAATGACTACACAGTTTTAA